From a single Arachnia propionica genomic region:
- a CDS encoding DUF4242 domain-containing protein produces the protein MSLQLFELVPATPSREAAETLIAQVSQAVEAVGASVLESQVTASHERIFTIIELGSDDVAGLTTAVRNAVSDAEVTGPDEVRLVGAELEDVRALARKADYLVEWDIPEEISMETYLARKKANSPKYAQVPEVSFLRTYVREDTVKCLCFYDAPDEDAVVRAREAVSTPIDRLHTLEG, from the coding sequence ATGTCACTCCAGCTCTTCGAGCTTGTCCCTGCAACACCGTCCCGCGAGGCCGCCGAGACCCTCATCGCTCAGGTCTCCCAAGCCGTCGAGGCCGTCGGCGCCTCTGTCCTGGAATCGCAGGTCACCGCCAGCCACGAGCGCATCTTCACCATCATCGAGCTCGGATCCGACGACGTCGCCGGCCTGACCACCGCCGTCCGGAACGCCGTTTCCGATGCCGAGGTCACCGGCCCTGACGAGGTCCGCCTCGTGGGCGCCGAGCTGGAGGACGTACGCGCGCTGGCCCGCAAAGCCGACTACCTCGTGGAGTGGGATATCCCCGAGGAGATCTCCATGGAGACCTACCTGGCGCGGAAGAAGGCCAACTCCCCCAAGTACGCCCAGGTCCCGGAGGTGAGTTTCCTTCGCACCTACGTGCGCGAGGACACGGTCAAGTGCCTGTGCTTCTACGACGCCCCCGATGAGGACGCCGTGGTGCGCGCCCGGGAGGCCGTCTCCACCCCGATCGACCGCCTGCACACCCTGGAAGGCTGA
- the ychF gene encoding redox-regulated ATPase YchF: MALTIGIVGLPNAGKSTLFNALTRNDVLAANYPFATIEPNVGVVGVPDSRLPVLAKIFGSQRIVPATVSFVDIAGIVRGASKGEGMGNAFLANIREADAICQVTRVFEDVDVTHVDGKVDPAGDIDTITTELILADLQSVEKALPRVEKEARIKKESRPKLEAMQAAVEVLESGKRIHGSGLGLELLRDLFLLTAKPFLYVFNCDQDELADEDLKDRMRQVVAPAEAIFLDAKFEAELVEMDEEEGRAFLEEMGIAEPGLDVLARVGYDTLGLQSYLTAGPKEARAWTIPQGATAPEAAGVIHTDFQKGFIKAQVVSFDDLVAAGSEAAARAAGKMRLEGKDYVMQDGDVVEFRFNV, from the coding sequence GTGGCTCTCACCATTGGAATCGTCGGCCTCCCGAATGCCGGCAAGTCGACCCTGTTCAACGCGCTGACCCGCAACGACGTGCTGGCGGCCAACTACCCGTTTGCGACGATCGAACCGAACGTCGGCGTGGTGGGGGTGCCGGATTCCCGGTTGCCGGTGCTGGCGAAGATCTTCGGCTCGCAGCGCATCGTGCCCGCCACTGTGAGTTTCGTGGACATCGCGGGCATTGTCCGGGGGGCGTCGAAGGGCGAGGGCATGGGCAACGCGTTCCTCGCCAACATCCGTGAGGCCGACGCCATCTGTCAGGTGACCCGCGTCTTCGAGGACGTCGACGTGACGCACGTCGACGGGAAGGTGGATCCGGCTGGCGACATCGACACGATCACCACGGAACTGATCCTCGCGGACCTCCAGAGCGTGGAGAAGGCGCTGCCGCGCGTGGAGAAGGAGGCGCGGATCAAGAAGGAGTCGCGCCCGAAGCTGGAGGCCATGCAGGCGGCTGTCGAGGTCCTCGAATCCGGCAAGCGGATCCACGGTTCGGGACTGGGCCTGGAGTTGCTGCGCGACCTCTTCCTGCTCACCGCGAAACCGTTCCTGTACGTGTTCAACTGCGATCAGGACGAACTGGCCGACGAGGACCTCAAGGACCGCATGCGCCAGGTCGTCGCCCCAGCCGAGGCGATCTTCCTCGACGCGAAGTTCGAGGCCGAGCTGGTGGAGATGGACGAGGAGGAGGGCCGCGCTTTCCTGGAGGAGATGGGAATCGCGGAACCGGGCCTCGACGTGCTGGCCAGGGTCGGCTACGACACCCTCGGTCTCCAGTCCTACCTGACGGCGGGCCCGAAGGAGGCCAGGGCCTGGACCATCCCCCAGGGGGCGACGGCCCCCGAAGCGGCGGGGGTGATCCACACCGACTTCCAGAAGGGCTTCATCAAGGCCCAGGTCGTCAGCTTCGACGACCTCGTGGCGGCAGGCTCCGAAGCGGCGGCAAGGGCGGCAGGTAAGATGCGCCTGGAGGGCAAGGACTACGTCATGCAGGACGGCGATGTCGTGGAATTCCGGTTCAATGTGTGA
- a CDS encoding M18 family aminopeptidase, with protein MVFSTPSSHLDDLAAFVTASPTSYHAASSMASRLSDAGFVPVDEKGRFPRGAGRFFVVRHGAVIAWRQPERIDEATGLRVVGAHTDSPALKVKPEASFSFRGWGQIAVEIYGGALLNSWLDRELGIAGRIITRDGTQHLVRLDSVARLPQLAIHLDRSVNDGLTLDRQTHTQPVFTLDAEPDLLAVLAEQAGVRAGDVLGHDLFTYLSQPPARFGLRNEFFASSRLDNLSSTHAGLTAIEDLGDGDDLVLLAAFDHEEIGSATSSGAAGPFLEDVLERIVSVAGCDLDATKALYARGSCVSADAGHLVHPNYPQHHDPRVDLAPNGGPMLKVNANQRYATDAVGEALWLRACEAAGVPSQVFVSNNAMPCGSTIGPITATRLGMVTVDVGIGLLSMHSVREMCGVDDPHHLAAALRAYLVG; from the coding sequence ATCGTGTTCTCGACTCCTTCCTCCCATCTGGATGACCTGGCCGCTTTCGTGACGGCCTCCCCGACGAGCTATCACGCGGCCTCGAGCATGGCGTCGCGCCTTTCCGATGCCGGTTTCGTCCCGGTCGACGAGAAGGGCCGGTTCCCGCGGGGTGCCGGTCGGTTCTTCGTCGTGCGACACGGCGCCGTGATCGCCTGGCGACAACCGGAACGCATCGACGAGGCCACCGGGCTGCGTGTTGTGGGTGCTCACACCGATTCCCCGGCTCTGAAGGTCAAACCCGAGGCCAGCTTCTCCTTCCGCGGGTGGGGTCAGATTGCCGTCGAGATCTACGGCGGTGCGCTGCTGAACTCGTGGCTGGACCGGGAACTCGGCATCGCGGGTCGCATCATCACCCGCGACGGCACCCAGCACTTGGTGCGTCTCGACTCCGTGGCCAGGCTCCCGCAGCTGGCCATTCATCTGGACCGGTCGGTCAATGACGGTCTCACGCTCGATCGACAGACCCACACTCAGCCCGTCTTCACCCTCGATGCCGAACCCGATCTGCTGGCGGTCCTCGCGGAACAGGCCGGGGTGAGGGCTGGCGATGTCCTGGGACACGACCTGTTCACCTACCTTTCACAGCCTCCGGCTCGTTTCGGGTTGCGCAACGAGTTCTTCGCCTCGTCTCGTCTGGATAACCTCTCCAGCACCCACGCCGGGTTGACGGCCATCGAGGACCTGGGCGACGGCGACGACCTGGTGCTGCTGGCCGCCTTCGACCACGAGGAGATCGGTTCCGCCACCAGTTCCGGGGCGGCTGGGCCGTTCCTCGAGGACGTGCTGGAGCGGATCGTCTCTGTCGCAGGGTGTGATCTCGACGCGACGAAAGCGCTGTACGCCCGCGGTTCTTGTGTGTCAGCGGATGCCGGGCACCTGGTTCACCCCAACTACCCCCAGCACCACGACCCGCGAGTCGATCTCGCTCCCAACGGCGGCCCCATGCTGAAGGTCAATGCCAATCAGCGTTACGCCACTGACGCGGTGGGTGAGGCGTTGTGGCTGCGGGCCTGCGAGGCCGCGGGGGTGCCGTCGCAGGTATTCGTGTCCAACAATGCGATGCCCTGCGGTTCCACCATCGGTCCCATCACCGCCACGCGGCTGGGCATGGTGACGGTGGACGTCGGCATCGGGTTGTTGTCGATGCACTCGGTTCGGGAGATGTGCGGGGTGGATGACCCGCATCATTTGGCCGCCGCGCTGCGCGCCTACCTCGTGGGGTGA
- a CDS encoding DNA recombination protein RmuC: MDTSSLLLAVVALLVGVALGFLLARQSAATRTARAEAERDAAIQRAADVTADREQLAHQFRALSADALEKQTHQADRAAELRLTPISEALRQLQQRLAEVEKQRTALAAELRQQVEGVRVSGEAVRKEAASLASALRAPHVRGAWGESSLRRIAEVAGLVEHCHFETQTSYTSSDGNRLRPDMRIDLDGGRAVFVDSKVPLSAVLEACQAEDEEERAAHLRRFVRHVRTHIDQLSAKEYWALDAGSPEFVVLFLGSDEFYRLALEQQPTLHEYAAARRITLAGPGLLIPLLQIISHGWRQSRLAESATRISALGRELYSRLATLGSHFEKLGASINGTVKNYNAAMGTLESRVLVSARRFRALDVSMDELPQLNSVDEGVRAPVAPELTAPPEAG; this comes from the coding sequence ATGGACACTTCCTCACTGCTCCTGGCCGTGGTAGCGCTGCTGGTCGGCGTGGCCCTCGGTTTCCTGCTCGCCCGCCAAAGCGCCGCCACCCGCACGGCACGCGCCGAGGCGGAACGCGACGCCGCCATCCAACGAGCCGCGGACGTCACCGCGGACCGCGAACAGCTCGCCCACCAGTTCCGAGCCCTGTCGGCGGATGCCCTGGAGAAGCAGACGCACCAGGCCGACCGCGCCGCGGAACTGCGCCTGACCCCGATATCCGAGGCGCTGCGGCAGCTCCAGCAGCGGCTGGCGGAGGTGGAGAAGCAGCGCACCGCCCTGGCCGCGGAGCTCAGGCAGCAGGTGGAGGGGGTCCGGGTCTCCGGCGAGGCGGTGAGGAAGGAAGCGGCGTCGCTGGCGTCGGCGCTGCGGGCCCCTCACGTGCGGGGCGCCTGGGGTGAGTCCAGTCTGCGGCGGATCGCGGAGGTCGCGGGGCTGGTGGAGCACTGCCATTTCGAGACCCAAACCAGCTACACCTCCTCGGATGGCAACCGGCTGCGCCCCGACATGCGCATCGACCTCGACGGGGGCCGGGCGGTATTCGTGGATTCGAAGGTGCCCCTGTCAGCCGTGCTGGAGGCCTGCCAGGCCGAGGACGAGGAGGAACGCGCCGCGCACCTGCGGCGCTTCGTCAGACACGTCCGCACTCACATCGATCAGCTTTCCGCCAAGGAGTACTGGGCCCTCGATGCCGGCAGTCCCGAGTTCGTGGTGCTGTTCCTCGGCAGCGACGAGTTCTACCGCCTCGCTCTGGAACAGCAACCCACCCTGCACGAATACGCCGCCGCCCGTCGAATCACCCTGGCGGGTCCGGGTCTGCTGATCCCACTGCTGCAGATCATCTCCCACGGCTGGCGGCAGTCGCGGCTGGCGGAGTCGGCGACGAGGATCAGCGCGCTCGGACGCGAGCTGTACTCCCGACTCGCGACCCTGGGATCGCACTTCGAGAAACTGGGGGCGTCCATCAACGGCACGGTCAAGAACTACAACGCCGCCATGGGCACGCTGGAATCGCGGGTGCTGGTCTCGGCGCGACGCTTCCGGGCGTTGGACGTCTCCATGGACGAACTGCCACAGCTGAACTCCGTCGACGAGGGGGTCCGGGCCCCCGTCGCCCCGGAGCTGACAGCTCCTCCGGAGGCCGGGTGA